The following are encoded in a window of Gramella sp. MT6 genomic DNA:
- a CDS encoding BCCT family transporter produces MKLALNTLLKNKVFSIPAILLLLSSILIILFTDEFYNSIEIISLWVREYFGAFYLWLGLGCVFFLLIVAFSKFGKIRLGKSPPEFDKLSWIAMLYSAGMGAGILLRAVQEPVFMYLNPPIATGESPEIISLEYTFYQWGFTAWAFYGLFALVIGYSIFVEKSDVRLSSGFSAFKQNSFLPSFIDILTILTTVIGLVAAIGLGTTQIEGGLSHIESRQPGSLWQNMGLVFLTCSLAFFSAWAGVSKGIKRISNWNIYIALILMLFVFLTGNISEILLNFFRSFYHYILEFIPLSLASGNYNPGKEFLTDWTYYYWAFWLAWAPFTGIFIARISKGRTLREMILGVLLIPSIGSFFWFSVFGTSAFELIESWNSYNDEFGNVFTSMFVFFESYPFPFVTSFIVMILLISFLVTSVDSAIFVLSMFTDNGKQEPRKRYRLAWAILILIFCEAIIILGQVKPNSNVLTAMQKLLIITSLPFAIFSLLLVILFTRKIFRKRNSYKK; encoded by the coding sequence TTGAAATTAGCTTTAAATACTTTACTAAAAAATAAAGTTTTCTCGATCCCAGCGATCCTTCTTCTTCTAAGCTCAATTTTAATTATTCTTTTTACCGATGAATTCTACAATAGCATCGAAATAATCTCATTATGGGTTAGGGAATATTTTGGAGCTTTTTACCTATGGCTGGGATTGGGTTGCGTTTTTTTCTTACTCATTGTCGCTTTTTCTAAATTCGGAAAGATAAGATTGGGGAAATCTCCACCGGAATTTGATAAGCTTTCCTGGATCGCCATGTTATATTCGGCTGGAATGGGCGCTGGTATATTATTAAGAGCTGTTCAGGAGCCAGTGTTCATGTACCTTAATCCACCTATCGCAACTGGAGAAAGCCCGGAAATTATTTCTTTAGAGTATACCTTCTATCAGTGGGGCTTTACCGCCTGGGCATTTTACGGCCTCTTTGCTTTGGTTATTGGTTATTCCATTTTCGTGGAAAAGTCTGATGTAAGGTTAAGCTCAGGGTTTTCTGCTTTTAAACAAAACAGCTTTTTACCCTCATTCATAGATATACTAACTATTCTTACCACTGTAATAGGACTTGTCGCGGCCATTGGCCTGGGCACTACTCAAATTGAAGGAGGTTTAAGTCATATAGAGTCCAGACAGCCAGGTTCATTGTGGCAAAATATGGGTTTAGTATTCCTCACTTGTTCTTTAGCCTTCTTTTCGGCCTGGGCTGGAGTTAGTAAGGGAATCAAAAGAATATCAAACTGGAATATTTATATTGCCCTCATTCTTATGCTCTTTGTCTTTTTAACTGGCAATATCAGTGAGATCCTTCTCAATTTTTTCAGGTCATTTTACCATTATATCCTCGAATTTATTCCGCTTAGCCTGGCATCAGGAAATTATAACCCTGGAAAAGAATTTCTAACCGACTGGACTTACTACTATTGGGCATTCTGGTTAGCGTGGGCGCCTTTTACAGGGATTTTTATCGCGAGAATTTCCAAAGGGCGCACGCTAAGAGAGATGATATTAGGTGTTCTATTGATCCCTTCAATTGGTAGTTTCTTTTGGTTTAGTGTATTTGGAACTTCGGCATTTGAGTTAATTGAGAGCTGGAATTCTTATAACGATGAATTTGGAAATGTTTTCACTTCTATGTTCGTTTTTTTTGAATCTTACCCTTTTCCATTCGTCACCAGTTTTATTGTAATGATACTTCTTATTAGTTTCCTGGTAACATCGGTGGATTCGGCAATATTCGTATTAAGCATGTTTACCGATAATGGAAAACAGGAACCCAGGAAAAGATATCGTTTAGCCTGGGCAATCTTAATTTTGATCTTTTGTGAAGCCATCATTATTTTAGGACAGGTAAAACCAAATTCAAATGTTCTTACCGCGATGCAAAAACTGCTTATTATAACCTCACTCCCTTTCGCAATTTTTAGTCTCCTACTCGTAATACTTTTTACCCGAAAAATTTTCAGAAAAAGGAATTCCTATAAAAAATAA
- a CDS encoding SDR family oxidoreductase yields MRILVTGANGYIGMRLLPQLLEQGHEVICAVRNKNRFTSNEELKEKVEIVELDFLKDHKAPEKIKDIDVAYYLIHSMTASTKDFDKQEAEAAKNFNKMMAETSVNQVIYLSGIINEEKLSKHLKSRKAVEEILYKGKFHLTVLRAAIIVGSGSSSFEIIRDLCEKLPVMVTPKWVKTKSQPIAIRNIIQFLTGVIGNEKCYDKSFDVGGPDVLTYQEMMEQYAEVRGLKIWIIGVPFMSPKLSSYWLYFVTSTSYKLAQNLVDSMSVEVITSDTRLQELLNIDLIPYKEAIKLAFYKIEQNEVISSWKDSLSSGRFRKELNKYVQIPKYGCLQDKKSVKVDDPEETLERVWAIGGLNGWYYGNWLWKVRGYLDKLAGGVGLRRGRTNPNKINAGDSLDFWRVLLADKEEKRLLLFAEMKVPGEAWLEFKIDDKNVLHQNATFRPKGLLGRAYWYAMYPFHFFIFEGMINRIAKGGKKT; encoded by the coding sequence ATGCGCATATTAGTTACGGGTGCCAATGGTTATATAGGAATGAGGCTTCTGCCGCAATTACTCGAGCAGGGCCATGAAGTTATTTGCGCGGTTCGTAACAAAAACCGATTTACTTCCAATGAAGAACTCAAAGAAAAAGTTGAGATCGTTGAATTGGACTTCCTGAAGGATCATAAAGCTCCCGAAAAGATAAAGGATATTGATGTAGCCTATTATCTTATACATTCCATGACCGCTTCTACTAAAGATTTCGACAAGCAGGAAGCCGAAGCAGCCAAAAACTTTAATAAGATGATGGCCGAAACCTCGGTGAATCAGGTAATTTACCTTAGCGGAATCATTAATGAAGAAAAACTTTCCAAGCATTTAAAGTCGAGAAAAGCTGTTGAAGAGATCCTTTATAAGGGCAAATTTCACCTCACGGTATTAAGAGCTGCCATTATTGTAGGCTCAGGAAGTTCCTCCTTTGAGATCATCAGAGACCTTTGCGAGAAGCTCCCTGTAATGGTCACGCCAAAATGGGTGAAAACCAAATCACAGCCTATTGCTATAAGGAACATCATACAATTTCTCACCGGAGTGATTGGCAACGAAAAGTGTTATGATAAATCCTTCGATGTTGGTGGACCGGATGTACTTACCTACCAGGAGATGATGGAACAATATGCCGAAGTACGCGGATTGAAGATCTGGATAATAGGGGTTCCCTTCATGTCTCCTAAACTTAGTTCTTACTGGTTATATTTTGTCACCTCAACCTCTTACAAACTAGCCCAGAATCTTGTGGACAGCATGTCTGTAGAAGTTATCACTAGCGATACCCGTCTTCAGGAATTATTGAATATTGACCTTATTCCCTATAAAGAGGCAATTAAACTTGCTTTTTATAAGATCGAGCAAAACGAGGTGATCTCCAGCTGGAAAGATTCTTTAAGCAGCGGAAGGTTTAGAAAAGAACTTAATAAATATGTTCAGATCCCAAAATATGGCTGCCTTCAGGATAAAAAATCTGTGAAGGTTGATGATCCTGAGGAAACTTTAGAGCGCGTTTGGGCCATTGGCGGTCTCAACGGGTGGTATTATGGAAATTGGCTTTGGAAAGTGAGAGGTTACCTGGATAAACTGGCCGGCGGAGTGGGACTAAGAAGAGGAAGAACCAATCCGAATAAGATAAATGCAGGAGATTCCCTGGATTTCTGGAGAGTCTTACTTGCCGATAAAGAAGAAAAAAGATTATTGCTTTTCGCAGAAATGAAGGTACCGGGGGAAGCCTGGCTGGAATTTAAGATAGACGATAAGAATGTTCTACACCAAAATGCTACTTTTAGACCAAAAGGCTTATTAGGCAGAGCATACTGGTACGCAATGTATCCTTTTCACTTCTTCATATTTGAAGGGATGATCAATAGAATTGCCAAGGGAGGGAAAAAAACTTAA
- a CDS encoding MarC family protein — MELFIYVFAALFSVINPLGTVPIFVGLTKEDTKAERSKTSILTAVNIFVILLISFFTGRYILNFFGISLDSLRIAGGLIITTSGFALLTGSFSKHKGMDKPKVKEDAYQRDGVSLTPLAIPMLAGPGSISFLIGLYQEYQSWNDKLIAVAAIFGVCLATLLVLRSSHYIVAILGASGINAISRIIGFIVIAIGVEYISSSLMNILNNVFN; from the coding sequence ATGGAATTATTTATTTATGTTTTCGCTGCTTTATTTTCTGTTATTAACCCACTTGGAACCGTCCCCATATTTGTAGGTCTCACCAAAGAAGATACAAAAGCAGAGAGATCGAAAACTTCAATTCTAACTGCGGTTAATATTTTTGTAATCCTGCTTATTAGTTTTTTTACGGGAAGATATATTTTGAATTTCTTCGGAATAAGCCTTGATTCTCTTAGAATAGCCGGCGGACTTATTATCACGACTTCCGGCTTTGCTCTACTTACTGGCTCCTTCTCAAAACATAAAGGGATGGATAAACCGAAGGTGAAGGAAGATGCCTATCAGAGGGACGGGGTTTCCCTTACCCCTCTGGCCATACCAATGCTCGCAGGGCCTGGATCGATCTCATTTTTAATTGGGCTTTACCAGGAATACCAATCGTGGAACGATAAACTAATCGCAGTTGCAGCCATATTTGGAGTTTGCCTGGCCACCTTGCTTGTCCTTAGAAGTTCTCATTATATAGTGGCGATACTGGGCGCATCAGGTATTAATGCGATCTCAAGGATCATAGGATTTATAGTGATCGCGATTGGAGTAGAATATATTAGTTCATCTTTGATGAATATTCTTAACAATGTATTTAACTAA
- the argS gene encoding arginine--tRNA ligase, which produces MNIEQILASKVNEAVKKHYEVEPENIEFQPTRKDFEGDITLVVFPMLKQIKTNPAQLAENIGKYLEKEVDEVATYNVIQGFLNIVISDKYYINFFNEVKDREDFGILLPQSDASGIMVEYSSPNTNKPLHLGHIRNNLLGYSVSEILKAAGNEVYKVQVINDRGIHICKSMVAWQKFGNGETPESTGLKGDKLVGNYYVKFDQEYKKEIAQLQEEGKSEDEAKAGAPIFVEAQEMLRKWEANNPEVVKLWSTMNQWVYDGFEKTYDALGVDFDKNYYESETYLLGKDNVQKGLEEGVFFKKEDGSVWIDLSDEGLDEKIVLRSDGTAVYMTQDIGTAIQRFADFDINQMVYTVGNEQEYHFKVLFLILKKLGYDWADALYHLSYGMVDLPSGKMKSREGTVVDADDLIKEMAETAKNISEELGKLDGYSETEKEELYRIIGLGALKYYILKVDPRKRILFNPEESVDFQGNTGPFIQYTYARIQSILRKAEFDTSADLANDFSFHEKEKELIKQVQLFPKTVALAAENHSPALIANYTYELVKSFNSFYQNVQILGIENEAEKVFRVQLSNLVANVIKSAFKLLGIEVPERM; this is translated from the coding sequence ATGAATATCGAACAAATTCTTGCCTCAAAAGTAAACGAAGCCGTCAAGAAACATTATGAAGTAGAACCTGAAAACATCGAATTTCAGCCTACCCGCAAGGATTTTGAAGGTGATATCACTTTAGTGGTTTTCCCTATGCTAAAGCAGATAAAGACCAATCCGGCGCAATTAGCTGAAAATATTGGGAAATATCTTGAAAAGGAAGTAGATGAGGTTGCCACTTATAATGTTATCCAGGGATTCCTGAATATTGTGATCAGTGATAAGTATTATATCAACTTTTTTAATGAGGTAAAAGATAGAGAGGATTTTGGGATTCTTCTTCCGCAAAGCGATGCAAGCGGGATCATGGTAGAATATTCTTCTCCGAATACCAATAAACCACTTCACCTGGGGCATATTAGAAATAACCTATTGGGATATTCGGTTTCTGAAATTTTAAAAGCTGCCGGAAATGAAGTTTACAAAGTGCAGGTGATCAATGATCGTGGAATTCATATCTGTAAATCCATGGTGGCCTGGCAGAAATTTGGTAATGGTGAAACTCCTGAATCTACAGGATTGAAAGGTGATAAGCTGGTTGGGAATTACTATGTGAAATTTGACCAGGAATATAAAAAGGAAATAGCTCAGTTACAGGAGGAAGGAAAGTCTGAAGATGAAGCAAAAGCTGGAGCTCCAATTTTTGTAGAGGCTCAGGAGATGCTGAGAAAATGGGAGGCGAACAATCCTGAAGTAGTGAAATTATGGTCTACCATGAACCAGTGGGTTTATGACGGATTTGAAAAAACATACGATGCTCTTGGAGTTGATTTTGATAAGAATTATTACGAAAGCGAAACCTATCTATTAGGTAAGGATAATGTTCAGAAGGGCCTTGAAGAAGGAGTATTCTTCAAGAAAGAAGATGGCAGTGTATGGATAGATCTTAGTGATGAAGGCCTTGATGAGAAGATCGTTCTTAGAAGTGATGGGACTGCGGTTTATATGACCCAGGATATTGGTACGGCAATCCAGAGATTTGCAGATTTTGATATCAACCAGATGGTCTACACGGTTGGTAACGAGCAGGAATATCATTTTAAAGTATTGTTCTTAATTCTGAAAAAGCTGGGTTATGACTGGGCAGATGCTCTTTATCATTTAAGCTACGGAATGGTGGATCTGCCTAGCGGAAAAATGAAAAGCCGCGAGGGAACAGTTGTAGATGCCGACGATCTTATTAAAGAAATGGCTGAAACCGCTAAGAATATTTCAGAGGAACTTGGCAAGCTTGACGGATATTCAGAAACTGAAAAAGAAGAACTTTATCGAATTATTGGGCTTGGTGCATTGAAATATTATATTCTGAAAGTGGATCCAAGAAAACGTATTCTTTTCAATCCTGAAGAATCTGTAGATTTCCAGGGGAATACCGGGCCATTTATCCAGTATACTTATGCCAGGATTCAGTCCATTTTAAGGAAAGCAGAATTTGATACTTCAGCAGATCTTGCTAATGACTTCAGTTTCCATGAGAAAGAGAAGGAATTAATAAAGCAAGTTCAGTTATTTCCGAAGACCGTTGCTCTCGCGGCTGAAAATCATTCACCAGCTTTAATAGCCAATTATACCTATGAACTCGTGAAATCATTCAACTCTTTTTATCAGAATGTTCAAATTCTGGGAATTGAAAATGAAGCAGAAAAAGTTTTCAGAGTACAGTTATCCAATTTAGTGGCGAATGTTATCAAGTCGGCATTTAAGCTACTAGGAATTGAGGTTCCGGAAAGGATGTAA